The Agromyces sp. G08B096 DNA window CCGCTCGAGCGCGACGTCGAGCGACGGCGCGACCTCGTCGAGGTAGCCGTGCTCGACCCGCCGACGCAGCCGAGACTCGTCGACGTCGACGATGAGCACCGCGCCGCCGTGCATGGTGACGGCGAGCGGCTGCGCGCCGCCCATGCCGCCCGCGCCGCCCGTGAGCGTCAGCGTGCCGGCCAGCGACGCGCCCGCGGGACCCTCGCCGCCCTCACGCCGGGCCGCGAGCTTGCGCGCGACCGCGCCGAAGGTCTCATAGGTGCCCTGGAGGATGCCCTGCGTGCCGATGTAGATCCACGACCCGGCCGTCATCTGGCCGTACATCGTGAGCCCCAGGTGCTCGAGGCGGCGGAACTCGGGCCACGTCGCCCAGTCGCCGACGAGATTCGAGTTCGCGATGAGCACCCGCGGCGCCCACTCGTGGGTGCGGAACACCCCGACGGGCTTGCCCGACTGCACGAGCAGCGTCTCGTCGGCCTCGAGGGACTCGAGCTCGCGGACGATGGCGTCGAACGCCTCCCAGCTGCGGGCCGCGCGGCCCGTGCCGCCGTAGACGACGAGGTCTTCGGGGCGTTCGGCGACCTCGGGGTCCAGGTTGTTCATCAGCATGCGGAGCGGCGCCTCGGTCTGCCAGCTCTTCGCGGTGAGGGCCGAGCCCCGAGCGGCGCGGACGGTGCGAGCGTGGGTCATGCTCCGATGCTCGTGCAGGCCGTGGCGGCGGGCAACGTCCGCCGTGGCCAGATTGTCCGGAATCCCGGACGCACCGCGATCGCGCTCACCCCTCGGCGTCGCCCCGCTCCGCCGACCCGTCGAGCGCGAACCCGTACTCCTCCCGCGGCAGGGTCACCGTCGCCACGAGACCGCCCCCGCGTCGCGCTGCGAGGTGCAGGGCGCCGCCGTGCGCCTCCGCGATCGCACGCACGATGGAGAGGCCGAGTCCGGCGCCGGCGGTTCGGCCGCGGTCCGGAACGCCGCCGCCGAGCCGCCGGAACGGCTCCACCAGTCCGGCCACGGCGTCCTCGGCCACGACCGGCCCGGAGTTCGACACCTCGAGCCGGGCGCGGCCCGTGGCATCCGTGCCGGTCGCGACCCGCACCCATCCGCCGGCGTCGAGGTTGTGCCGTATCGCGTTCTCCACGAGGTTCCGGACGAGGTGCGCGAGCAGCACCGGGTCGCCCGCGGTCGGGGCCTCGCCGAGCTCGAGCGCGAACTCCGGCGCGGCATCCGGCGCGACGTCCCGCGAGAGCCCGGGAGCGGAGCCGGGGTCGCCACGCACGCCGCCGGCCGGCGACGTCGCGTGCTCGGCGAGGTCGGCGAGGTCGACGAAGCGCCGTTCAGCGAGTTCGCGCTCCGACCGGGCGAGCAGCAGCAGCCCGTCGATGAGCCGGTGCTGGTCGGCGTTCACGTCGAGCAGCTCGCGTGCGAGCGCGCGGACGTCGTCACTCGCTCCGGGGCGGGCGGCCGCGACCTCGACGAGGGCGCGCTCGACCGCGATTGGCGTCCGCAGCTCGTGCGACGCGTTCGCGACGAACCGACGCTGGGCGTCGAACGCGGCGTCGAGCCGGTCGAGCATGTCGTCGAACGTGTCCGCGAGCTCGGTCACGTC harbors:
- a CDS encoding HAMP domain-containing sensor histidine kinase, with amino-acid sequence MWRFRLPLRVRLTAVYGALFLVAGLVMLGLTWALVQQRLIDDAAVVNASVCCSSPWEPSPTLPAGDRLTYEYTVQIMGAARDQALGALLTQGSIAVVVVGALAAAAGWVVAGRMLRPLSAITATAARIAAAPEGRRHERLRLDGPRDDVTELADTFDDMLDRLDAAFDAQRRFVANASHELRTPIAVERALVEVAAARPGASDDVRALARELLDVNADQHRLIDGLLLLARSERELAERRFVDLADLAEHATSPAGGVRGDPGSAPGLSRDVAPDAAPEFALELGEAPTAGDPVLLAHLVRNLVENAIRHNLDAGGWVRVATGTDATGRARLEVSNSGPVVAEDAVAGLVEPFRRLGGGVPDRGRTAGAGLGLSIVRAIAEAHGGALHLAARRGGGLVATVTLPREEYGFALDGSAERGDAEG